The window CTCGTTGAACCGACATCAGGCACCATCACCCTGAATGGGACCGACTTCACCACCCTGACCAAGAAGGAACTCAGAGTGGAACGCCGCCGGATCGGCATGATCTTTCAAAGCTTCAATCTGGTCGACCGCCTGACAGTGATGGAAAATATCCAGTCCGGCCGATTGGGATATATTTCCACCTGGGCCGCACTTACACGCAGATATCCCAAGGAAGATATTCGTAAGGCTTATCAATTGATGGAACGAGTGGGCATCGCTCACTATGCAAACAAGCGTGCGGACGAATTATCTGGAGGTGAACGTCAACGTGTCGGTGTCGTCCGTGCTCTGATGCAACGCCCGGAAATTTTGCTTGCCGATGAGCCGACAGCATCCCTCGATCCTAAAACCTCCGAACAGATCATGGCACTGCTGCGAAGCCTTGCTGAAGAATTGGATCTTCCCGTCATCATCAATATTCACAACGTGACCGAA is drawn from Cohaesibacter gelatinilyticus and contains these coding sequences:
- the phnC gene encoding phosphonate ABC transporter ATP-binding protein — translated: MLEIKNLQKSYGKGAPVLKDLNLTVRGEQVLSVIGSSGAGKSTLLRCINRLVEPTSGTITLNGTDFTTLTKKELRVERRRIGMIFQSFNLVDRLTVMENIQSGRLGYISTWAALTRRYPKEDIRKAYQLMERVGIAHYANKRADELSGGERQRVGVVRALMQRPEILLADEPTASLDPKTSEQIMALLRSLAEELDLPVIINIHNVTEAKEYSDRIVGMRYGKIIFDDLPDALDKEQMDEIYSGTPAEDRQTMGAAA